The sequence GAACATCTTCGACAAGCGCTTCTTCACCCGCTCCAGCGACAACAACGCCGGCATCTACGTGGGCCAGCCGCGCACGGTGTACGTGCAGGCCAGCGTGGGGTTCTGACGAAGGGGTTTTTCCGAGCAGGCCGTAGGATGGGTTGAGCGAAGCGATACCCATCAATCCGTCCTGTATGGGCGAACCCTGTGGGGGCGAATTCATTCGCCAAGGGCAACGCAGTTGCCCCATTGCAGGTCGATGGCCGAACCTGCGGTCCGGTTGGCGAATGAATTCGCCCCCACATCAATTACCCATCCTGCGACCGCCCGGCGGACACGGGCCGGGGCTCAATCCCAATCGTCGGGTTTGCGGTCCTTGCTCGGCGCGTTGTCGCTGATGCGTTTCACGTCAGCCGCCGGCACCTGTTCCGGCGGCTGGCTGGGGCCCGGTGGCCGGGGCGGCGGGGTGGGCGTGCGGACGTTGGGGTCGCTGTTCATCGCGGCTGCTCCTGGGGATGCCTTCCTTCAAGCGCAGCACAATCTCCGCGTTGCGAGCGGCCGTCGGTCGAATCCCCGGGGGCGGCATACACTGTCTGGATCGCCTGACGTGGAGATCCGACCATGAGCGCCAATGTCGACCAGAACCAGCGCCCGCCCTACGACCAGGTGATCCAGACCATCGCCGACTATGTACTGGACTACCGGGTGGAGTCCGTGGAGGCGCTGGATACCGCGCGCAACTGTCTGCTGGACAGCCTCGGCTGCGCCTTGCTGGCCCTGCGCTTTCCCGAATGCAGCAAGCTCCTCGGCCCGCTGGTGGAGGGCACTGTCGTGCCCCAGGGCGCGCGGGTGCCTGGCACCAACTTCCGGCTCGACCCGGTCAAGGCGGCCTGGGACCTGGGCGCGATGATCCGCTGGCTGGATTTCAACGATACCTGGCTGGCGGCCGAGTGGGCGCACCCGTCGGATAACCTGGGGGGCATCCTCGCCGTCGCCGACCACCTGTCCCAGCGCAACCTGGCCCATGGCAAGGAACCGTTACCCGTGCGCCGGGTGCTGGAGGCCATGATCAAGGCCCACGAGATCCAGGGCGTGCTGGCCCTGGAGAACTCCTTCAACCGCGTGGGCCTGGACCATGTGGTGCTGGTCAAGCTGGCGTCCACCGCCGTCTGCGCCTGGCTCATGGGGGCCAACCGCGAGCAGCTGCTGTCGGCCATTTCCCATGCCCTGGTGGATGGCCAGGCCCTGCGCACCTACCGCCATGCGCCCAACGCCGGCTCGCGCAAGTCCTGGGCCGCCGGCGACGCCACCAGTCGCGGCGTGCGCCTGGCGGATATCGCCCTGCGCGACGAAATGGGCATACCCGGCGTGCTGAGCGCGCCCCAGTGGGGCTTCTACGACGTCCTCTACAGCCACACCAACAAGGACATGGCCACCAAAGCCGAGGACCGGCGCCAGTTCAGCCTGCCCCAGCCCTTTGGTTGCTACGTGATGGAGAACATCCTGTTCAAGGTCAGTTTCCCCGCCGAATTCCACGGCCAGACCGCCTGCGAAGCGGCGGTGCGCCTGCACCCCCAGGTGCGCAACCGGGTGACGGAAATCGACCGCATCGTCATCACCACCCAGGAATCGGCCATCCGCATCATTTCCAAGAGTGGCCCCCTGGCCAACGCCGCCGACCGCGACCATTGCCTGCAGTACATGACGGCGGTGGCCCTGGCCTACGGCACGCTGGAGGCGGAGCACTACGAAGACGGCTTCCACCGCAGCCACCCGGTGATCGACCGCCTGCGCGACTGCATGGAAATAGTCGAGGACCCGCGCTACAGCCGCGAATACCTGGAAGCCGATAAGCGCTCGATCGCCAACGCCCTGCAGGTGTTCTACAAGGACGGCCGGCACACCGAGAAAATGGAAGTGGAATACCCGGTCGGTCACCGGCGCCGGCGCGCCGAGGGCATTCCCTTGCTGGAGGCCAAGTTCAGGGCTGCCCTGGAAAGCCACTTCGTGCCCCAGCGCTGCGCGCGGATCTTCGCCCTCTGCCAGGACCAGGCGGGGTTGGAGGCCATGCCGGTGAACGAGTTCGTCGAGCTGTTCGTCGGTTGAAGCGCGGTGAGTGAACGGGGTGGAAATCCCTTCGGGGGGATTGCCACCCAGGCGCCCAGCAGGGGGGCTCAGTCGCGGTAGTGATCGTGATCGCGGTCGTAGTCGCGGTCGTAGCGGTCGCGATCCCGTCCGCCGCAGACCCGTTCCTTGCTGAAGACCTCACGGGATGCATCGAGGCGAACCCGGCAGGAGCCCTCGCGGTAGTCGCGCTGCCAGTTGCCCCGGCGCCAGGTCTTGCCGCGCCCGTCCGGGCAGCGGATGACCTTGCGGTAATAGCCGCGGTCGGTGATCTCCTTCACCCGGCAGGGGCCGTCGCGATACTGCTCGACCCTGCCATCGTCCCTGTCACTTCTGTGGTAGGCCTGGGCGCTCTGAAGGGTGCCGCCAAGGGCGGCGACCAGGAGAAACACACCCACTAGCGGGCCTGTTTTCATTTGTTTTCCTCTGTTCCGATACGGCTGGAGATGGCCAGCCCCGGGCGCTGCTTCGCCGTCGGCGGTCTGGCCAGTGCTCAGACCACAGCGGAGGCGGATTTGCTCCGTGGTGCAGTGCGTCCGATAGGAACTCGGGGGTGGGGGCGCTTTCTATACTGACAAGACCTGGGCTGCGAGAGCCCAGGGGCGGACGAACCGATATGAGCGCTGCGCCCGGCCCTCCCGCACGCGGGGTGGGCCAATTGCCCGGTTGGCGCCATGCACCGCCGGGCAGGTTGCTGTTCATGCTGATCGTCATCCTCGCGGTGACGCTGGGCGGTTGTGCCTCGAAGCCGCCGCCGGCGCCACCGGTCGTCGTGTCCCAGAGCACCTGGCGACAGGTGGACCGGGACATCGCCGCCGCATCCTTGGTCGCCACCGACCATGCCCGCACCTACGCCCAGGACTCCATGGAACGCTGGATGGACCTGGTCTACCAGCGCACCGACGCCGAATTCCTGCCCTGGTTCTCCAGCTTCTGGACCCGCAAGTGGCTGGGCATGAAGGTCACCTGGTACCGCCTGGACGCCAATGGCGAGCGCGAGGAAATAGTCAATCGGCTGGCCAGCTACCTGCAGGAGGAGTACGACGAACAGGTGCTGGAACCGGTGTCCCGCGAGCTGGACCCGGACGACATCATGGAGCAGGCCACCCGCCTGTATATCCAGCAGCTCGACCACAGCCTGCAGCAGATCCCGACGCGCTTCGGCGTGCCCGCCGACCAGTTCGACCAGCACCTGCAGAAGATCCCGGCCATCGAGCTGGCGCCGCCGGGGCAGCGCGCCTCGCTGTTCCAGGTGCTCAACAGCGATCCGCTGGAAGAGTTGCCGGCCTTCGCCGGGCTGATGCAGCACATCCGCAACGCCCCCAGCGGCGCCGGGGCCTGGGCGACGGATGCCGGGCTGTCGTCGATCACCCATGAGACCAGCGAGCAACTGACCTCGGAAATGGCCACCAGCGGCGCCGCCAGCGTGGTGACCAGCATGCTCGGCAAGGTCGCAGGCCCGGTGCTGTCCTTCGGCTTCACCGGGATCAGCGCCATGCTCAACGAAGAATCGCGGCCCGAGCGCGAGGCGAAGCTGCGCAAGAGCCTCAGCGAGGCCTTCGACGAGGAATGGCTGGAGCTGATGCGCAACCACGACACCGGCGTGATGGCCGGGGTGTTCCACCTGTCCGGGCAGGTGGAGCGCAGCCTCGGCCAGCCGAAAACCCAGCCCATCCCGTTCGAGCCGGCCCCCAGGGTGGTGCCGGTGCCCTGGGACTAGCCACCCCTGGCCGCGGCCCAGCGGCGGCCTGTCACGAAATGAAAAGCCCCTGTCGTGCGATGTGAAGCATCGCCAGGGGGGGATGCCTAGAGTCCAATCCATGGGTCCGTGACCCGACGACAAGAATCGAGATTGGAGAAAAGGCATGGCCAAAGCCGTTCGTTTTTATGAATCCGGGGGCCCGGAAGTACTTCGCTATGAAGAAGTCGAGGTCGGTGATCCCGGCCCCGGTGAGGTTCGTATTCGCCACGTTGCCGTGGGGCTGAACTACGCGGACACCTACTTCCGCAATGGCACCTATCCCATCCCGCTGCCCAACGGCATCGGTGTCGAAGCCTCCGGGGTGGTGGTGGCACTGGGCGCGGGCGTAAACAACGTGGCCCTGGGCGACCGCGTGACCTACACCGGCTTCCTCAACACCCTCGGCGCCTACAGCACCGAGCGCCTGGTGCCGGCAGCGCCGCTGATCAAGCTGCCCGAGACCATCGCCTTCGAAACCGCGGCGGCCATGACCATGCGCGGCCTGACCTCCGCCTACCTGATGCGCCGCATCCACGACTTCAAGGAAGGCGACAGCATTCTCCTGCACGCCGCCGCTGGCGGCGTGGGGCTTATCGTCTCGCAGTGGGCCAAGCTGCTGGGCCTGAACGTGATCGGCACCGTGTCCAGCGAAGCCAAGGCGGAAGTCGCCAGGGCCCATGGCTGCGACCACGTCATCAACTACAGCGACGAAGACATTGCCCAGCGCGTACGCGAGCTGACCGGCGGGCGCGGCGTCGACGTGGTGTTCGACAGCGTTGGCAAGAGCACCTTCATGGCGTCGCTGGACTCGCTCAAGCGTCGCGGCCTGATGGTGTGCGTGGGTACCGCGTCCGGCCCGATCCCGGCCTTCGATCCCGTGCTGCTGGCCATGAAAGGCTCGCTGTACATCACTCGTCCGGCCCTGGCCGACTACATCGCCGACCCGGCGGAGAAGGCCGAGCTGGTGGGCGAGCTGTTCGACCACGTCGGCAGCGGCCGCATCAACATCGACATCAACCAGCACTACGCGCTGGAAGACGCGATCCAGGCCCATCGGGACCTGGAGTCGCGCAAGACCACCGGCTCGTCAATCTTCGTCATCTGAGGGCGCTGAGCATGAAAGTCGAGCAACTCACCTGCGCCATCGGCGCTGAAATCAGCGGCGTGAGCCTGGGCCATGCGTCCCGCGACGACGACCTGTTCGCCGAGATCAAGTCCCTGCTGCTCAAGCACAAGGTGCTGTTCCTGCGTGACCAGGACATCAGCCGTGCCGAGCATGTGGCCTTCGCCCGTCGCTTCGGCGAGCTGGAAGACCATCCGGTGGCCGGCAGCGACCCGGAACACCCGGGCCTGGTGCGCATCTACAAGAACCCCGAGCAGCCCAACGACCGCTACGAGAACGCCTGGCACACCGACGCCACCTGGCGCGAGGTGCCGCCCATGGGCTGCGTGCTGCGCTGCGTGGAATGCCCGCCGGTGGGCGGCGACACCATGTGGGCGAACATGGCCCTGGCCTACGAGAAGCTGCCCGAAGACGTGAAGCAGCGCATCGAGGGCCTGCGCGCCCGCCACAGCATCGAGGCCAGCTTCGGCGCCGCCATGCCCACGGAGAAGCGCCTGGCGCTCAAGGCCATGTACCCGGACGCCGAGCACCCGGTGGTGCGCATCCACCCGGAAACCGGCGAGCGGGTGCTGTTCGTCAACGCCTTCGCCACCCATTTCACCAACTACCACACCCCCGAGCGTGTGCGCTTTGGCCAGGACTTCAGCATGGGCGGCAGTGACCTGATGCGCTACCTGATCAGCCAGGCCTACGTCCCGGAATACCAGGTTCGCTGGCGCTGGAAGAAGAACAGCATGGCGATCTGGGACAACCGATCCACCCAGCACTACGCGGTCATGGATTACCCACCCTGCGATCGCAAGATGGAGCGTGCCGGAATCATCGGCGACACGCCTTTCTGACCTGTGATCCGCCTGGCCGGCGCGCTGCCGGCCTCATCTGCCGAACAAGACCTGAACGAGAACATTCCCATGCAATTCTTCGACGACTCGCTGCACCCGGAAAACATGGAAAAGGTGGTCATCACCGTGGCCCCCTACGGCCCCGAGTGGATGCCGGCCGACTTCCCCGAAGACATCCCGGTGACCATGGACGAACAGGTCCAGAAGGCCGTGGACTGCTACGAGGCGGGCGCCACCGTGCTCCACCTGCACGTGCGCGAACTCGATGGCACCGGCTCCAAGCGCCTGTCCAAGTTCAACGAACTGATCGCCGGCGTGCGTGAAGCCGTACCGGACATGATCATCCAGGTGGGCGGCTCGATCTCCTTCGCCCCCGAGGGCGAAGGCGAGGCGGCCAAGTGGCTGTCCGACGACACCCGTCACATGCTGGCCGAGCTGACCCCGAAACCCGACCAGGTGACGGTGGCGATCAACACCACCCAGATGAACATCATGGAGCTGCTGTATCCCGAGTACCTCAAGGGCACCTCCCTGGAGAACCCGGTGTACCAGGCCGCCTACAGCGAAATGACCGTGCCGGCCGGCCCCGCCTGGGTCGAGGAGCACCTCAAGCGCCTCACCGCCAACGGCATCCAGCCGCACTTCCAGCTCACCGGCATGCACGCCCTGGAAACCCTCGAGCGCCTGGTGCGCAAGGGCGTCTACAAGGGCCCGCTGAACCTGACCTGGATCGGCATCGGCGGCGGTTTCGATGGCCCCAACCCGTTCAACTTCTTCAACTTCATCCACCGTGCGCCCAACGGCGGCACCCTCACCGCCGAGTCCCTGCTGAAGAACGTACTACCGTTCAACACCATGGCGCTCGCGATGGGCCTGCACCCGCGCGTCGGCATCGAAGACACCATCATCGACCAGCACGGCAAGCGTTTCACTTCGGTGCAACAGATCCAGCAGACGGTACGCATCGCCCACGAACTGGGCCGCGAGATCGCCTCTGGCAAGGAAGCGCGCGAGATCTACAAGATCGGCGTGCAGTACAAGGACGTGGAAGAAACCCTGCGCATGAACGGCATGGCGCCGAACCGCCAGCCGGGTCAGAAGCACGTCCCGCTGCGGACCTGACCTGCGTAGCCAAGGGCCGGCCCACAAGGCCGGTCCGGGCGCAACGGCCAACCGCCGTTGCGCCAGATAGCGTGACAACAACAAAAACGCGCACAACCTTCAGGTACCGCCATGGCTTTTCATCCCGCCGCCACCGCCGAGTTCGACGATTCGACCGTGAATGTCTCCCGCACCTACGCCTGGGTGGTATTCGCCCTGACGTTCGGCCTGCTGATCTCCGACTACATGTCCCGGCAGGTCCTCAACGCGGTCTTCCCGCTGCTCAAGTCCGAGTGGGCGCTGAGCGATTCCCAGCTCGGCCTGCTCAGCGGCATCGTCGCGCTGATGGTGGGCTTGCTGACCTTCCCGCTCTCGCTGCTGGCCGACCGCTGGGGCCGGGTGAAGAGCCTGACGTTGATGGCGATGCTCTGGAGCCTGGCGACCCTGGGCTGCGCCCTGGCGGAAAACTACCAGCACATGTTCATCGCCCGCTTCCTGGTGGGCGTGGGTGAAGCGGCCTACGGCAGCGTGGGCATAGCCGTGGTCATCTCGGTGTTTCCCAAGAACATGCGCGCCACCCTGACCGGCGCCTTCATGGCCGGCGGCATGTTCGGCTCGGTGCTGGGCATGGCGCTCGGCGGCATCCTCGCCCAACACCTGGGCTGGCGCTGGTCCTTCGCCGGCATGGCCCTGTTCGGCATGCTGCTGGCCCTGGTCTACCCGCTGGTGGTGAAGCAGAACCGCATCGGCCACTCACGGCCGGCGGCGAGCGCCACCGACGAATTTCCCTGCCGCCGTCCGCTCAAGACGCTGTTCGCCAGCCGCTCGGTAGTCAGCGCCTATGTCGGCAGCGGCCTGCAGCTGTTCGTCGGCGCCGCGGTGATGGTCTGGTTCCCCAGCTACCTGAACCGCTACTACCACATGGGCACGGACCAGGCCGGCGTGGTCTCGGCCATCATCGTGCTCACCGGCGGCGTCGGCATGATCCTCTGCGGCATCCTCAGCGACCGCCTGTGCCGCAACGCCCCGGACCGCAAGATCGCCCTGGCCATCGCCTACTGCCTGATCAGCTGCGTGCTGCTGTCCCTGGCCTTCCGCATGGCGCCCGGAGCCC is a genomic window of Pseudomonas resinovorans NBRC 106553 containing:
- the prpD gene encoding 2-methylcitrate dehydratase; this translates as MSANVDQNQRPPYDQVIQTIADYVLDYRVESVEALDTARNCLLDSLGCALLALRFPECSKLLGPLVEGTVVPQGARVPGTNFRLDPVKAAWDLGAMIRWLDFNDTWLAAEWAHPSDNLGGILAVADHLSQRNLAHGKEPLPVRRVLEAMIKAHEIQGVLALENSFNRVGLDHVVLVKLASTAVCAWLMGANREQLLSAISHALVDGQALRTYRHAPNAGSRKSWAAGDATSRGVRLADIALRDEMGIPGVLSAPQWGFYDVLYSHTNKDMATKAEDRRQFSLPQPFGCYVMENILFKVSFPAEFHGQTACEAAVRLHPQVRNRVTEIDRIVITTQESAIRIISKSGPLANAADRDHCLQYMTAVALAYGTLEAEHYEDGFHRSHPVIDRLRDCMEIVEDPRYSREYLEADKRSIANALQVFYKDGRHTEKMEVEYPVGHRRRRAEGIPLLEAKFRAALESHFVPQRCARIFALCQDQAGLEAMPVNEFVELFVG
- a CDS encoding TauD/TfdA family dioxygenase yields the protein MKVEQLTCAIGAEISGVSLGHASRDDDLFAEIKSLLLKHKVLFLRDQDISRAEHVAFARRFGELEDHPVAGSDPEHPGLVRIYKNPEQPNDRYENAWHTDATWREVPPMGCVLRCVECPPVGGDTMWANMALAYEKLPEDVKQRIEGLRARHSIEASFGAAMPTEKRLALKAMYPDAEHPVVRIHPETGERVLFVNAFATHFTNYHTPERVRFGQDFSMGGSDLMRYLISQAYVPEYQVRWRWKKNSMAIWDNRSTQHYAVMDYPPCDRKMERAGIIGDTPF
- a CDS encoding MFS transporter yields the protein MAFHPAATAEFDDSTVNVSRTYAWVVFALTFGLLISDYMSRQVLNAVFPLLKSEWALSDSQLGLLSGIVALMVGLLTFPLSLLADRWGRVKSLTLMAMLWSLATLGCALAENYQHMFIARFLVGVGEAAYGSVGIAVVISVFPKNMRATLTGAFMAGGMFGSVLGMALGGILAQHLGWRWSFAGMALFGMLLALVYPLVVKQNRIGHSRPAASATDEFPCRRPLKTLFASRSVVSAYVGSGLQLFVGAAVMVWFPSYLNRYYHMGTDQAGVVSAIIVLTGGVGMILCGILSDRLCRNAPDRKIALAIAYCLISCVLLSLAFRMAPGAPQLVLIALAMLVATGTSGPAGAMVANLTHYSIHGTAFATLTLANNLLGLAPGPYITGVLADNFGLDRAFQLIPLISVAAALVFWYGKRHYHQDIQKLAPLMASEER
- a CDS encoding quinone oxidoreductase, translating into MAKAVRFYESGGPEVLRYEEVEVGDPGPGEVRIRHVAVGLNYADTYFRNGTYPIPLPNGIGVEASGVVVALGAGVNNVALGDRVTYTGFLNTLGAYSTERLVPAAPLIKLPETIAFETAAAMTMRGLTSAYLMRRIHDFKEGDSILLHAAAGGVGLIVSQWAKLLGLNVIGTVSSEAKAEVARAHGCDHVINYSDEDIAQRVRELTGGRGVDVVFDSVGKSTFMASLDSLKRRGLMVCVGTASGPIPAFDPVLLAMKGSLYITRPALADYIADPAEKAELVGELFDHVGSGRINIDINQHYALEDAIQAHRDLESRKTTGSSIFVI
- a CDS encoding 3-keto-5-aminohexanoate cleavage protein; the encoded protein is MQFFDDSLHPENMEKVVITVAPYGPEWMPADFPEDIPVTMDEQVQKAVDCYEAGATVLHLHVRELDGTGSKRLSKFNELIAGVREAVPDMIIQVGGSISFAPEGEGEAAKWLSDDTRHMLAELTPKPDQVTVAINTTQMNIMELLYPEYLKGTSLENPVYQAAYSEMTVPAGPAWVEEHLKRLTANGIQPHFQLTGMHALETLERLVRKGVYKGPLNLTWIGIGGGFDGPNPFNFFNFIHRAPNGGTLTAESLLKNVLPFNTMALAMGLHPRVGIEDTIIDQHGKRFTSVQQIQQTVRIAHELGREIASGKEAREIYKIGVQYKDVEETLRMNGMAPNRQPGQKHVPLRT